AAGGAATTACGCCCTGCGCCACCAGCGCCGGACCGGTGGCATTCACCCGGAAAGTCTGTGCAAATGCTTCCGCCGACCAATCGCCCCTTTTTTCCAATGGGCATACACCGGCATTGTTGATGACCCGATCCAGCTTCAGTCCAAACGTATTCAACTGAAGAACCGCCAGCTCAATAGACTCCGGATCACTGACGTCCATCTTTAAGCGCACGACAGAAGGCCCTTTGTTCTCCATGCTTTCGGATAACGAGGACGCTGCCCCTCCATCCGGAAAACGTTCCGGGTTCCGGCACGCGGCAATCACACGGTATCCGGATTCGAGATAACATTTCACCAACCCAAGGCCAATGCCCCGGTTTGCGCCGGTAATCAGAACCGTTTTCATTTCGCCTCCTTCACATCGCCATAACGCGTTTCATAAAGTGTGCAGTGAAATTCCTTCGCGGCCTTGACCAAGTGCGGATATGGCACATCGGTTACACGGACAAAACCGATATTATAGTTCTCGCCGTCGTGTGCGCGACCGGTGATCGGCGAGTCGATATACTGGAACCAATGCGCACCGACAAAATAGGGATTGTCCCGCACGGACTCCATATATTCCTTCCACATCCGGGCCCGGTCCTTCTGATCAGTCGCATGGATCAGCCCCGGATGGAAAAACCCGGAATCCGTTGCTCCCATATGAAACTCTCCGATCACCGTCGGCCGGTCGACCTCCTCAAGAAACGCCCAGGTTTTCGGGCCGATGCCCATGCCGTAGAAATTATAGCTCATCACATCACAGTATTTCCGCGCCGCCTTCCAGACCTCAGTGGTCATGCCCCACATCGTCAGCCGGCACCCCATATACATATGATTCGGCAGCACCCCGGCCAGCGCATCATGCACGATGCTGAAATACTGCGTCGCAAAAGCCTCCGAAAGCATCGAAAAATCCGCCAGCATACCTTCACTGAATTCCGCATCATAGAGATCCACACCCTGCTCCAGCTCGTTCCAGCCGGTCAGTTCCGTATTCCACGCCGCATTCAGTTTCCCAAGGGTCGGATATTCCGCTTTCAGCAGCTTCATAAATTCGGCTTTTGCCGGGCAGTCCGATGCCGCGCGGCTCAGTGCATGCAGCACCACGCCATAGCGTTTCCGGTTGGACTCCATGGACCCCCAGCTCATTTCATTATCCACAAAAACGCCGACACACCAGGGACTCCCGAGCACCTCATCCGCCACCACCTCAAGAGTAAGTTTCGCGCGGCGTTCAAACTCCGGATCAAAC
This sequence is a window from Pontiella agarivorans. Protein-coding genes within it:
- a CDS encoding SDR family oxidoreductase, whose product is MKTVLITGANRGIGLGLVKCYLESGYRVIAACRNPERFPDGGAASSLSESMENKGPSVVRLKMDVSDPESIELAVLQLNTFGLKLDRVINNAGVCPLEKRGDWSAEAFAQTFRVNATGPALVAQGVIPLMNSGSKLVNMTSGMGSLELNLNPREGLDAYAMSKAALNILTRRLAVQLAEEGIAVYAISPGWVQTDMGGAEAPVGVDEAAPEIMKSIEKLSMEQSGLFLSENGETIPW